In Gammaproteobacteria bacterium, a genomic segment contains:
- the ribF gene encoding bifunctional riboflavin kinase/FAD synthetase gives MELIRGLHNLRPEHRGCVATIGNFDGVHLGHQAVIGQLADEGRDYGVPSLVMTFEPQPLEYFQPNKAPARLTRLREKLRQLGRFAVDRVLVCEFDEKFASLDAEDFVERILVEGLGVRHLVVGDDFQFGKARRGDFAMLQQAGRRFGFDVVHMHTFNIDGERVSSTRIRTALAIGDLQTAEKLLGRPYRMCGRVAHGDKIGRTLGIPTANIHLHRNMSPVQGIYVVEVFGVRGEPVQGVASVGTRPTVGGTRALLEIHLFDFNEQIYGQYLNIDFLHKLRDEEKFDSLDEMKLRIFQDIDEARTWFANRT, from the coding sequence ATGGAGCTGATTCGCGGTCTTCACAATCTTCGGCCGGAGCATCGGGGCTGCGTGGCCACCATCGGTAATTTCGACGGTGTTCACCTGGGCCACCAGGCGGTTATTGGCCAGCTGGCCGATGAGGGGCGCGATTACGGGGTGCCGTCGCTGGTCATGACTTTTGAGCCGCAGCCGCTTGAGTATTTCCAGCCGAACAAGGCGCCGGCAAGATTGACTCGCCTGCGCGAGAAATTGCGCCAACTGGGCCGATTCGCTGTAGACCGGGTGCTGGTGTGCGAGTTTGACGAAAAATTTGCGTCACTGGACGCCGAGGATTTTGTCGAGCGCATCCTGGTAGAGGGTCTGGGCGTCAGGCACCTGGTGGTGGGTGACGATTTTCAGTTTGGCAAGGCGCGCCGTGGAGACTTTGCCATGTTGCAGCAGGCCGGCCGGCGATTCGGTTTTGATGTAGTACACATGCACACGTTTAATATAGATGGCGAGCGTGTCAGCAGTACCAGGATTCGCACAGCGCTGGCAATTGGTGACCTGCAGACTGCCGAAAAATTACTGGGTCGCCCCTATCGCATGTGTGGTCGGGTGGCGCATGGCGACAAGATAGGCCGAACCCTGGGTATTCCGACAGCCAATATCCACCTGCATCGAAACATGTCACCGGTCCAGGGCATATACGTTGTCGAAGTTTTCGGAGTTCGGGGCGAACCGGTCCAGGGAGTGGCCAGTGTCGGTACCCGGCCAACAGTTGGTGGTACCCGGGCTTTGCTGGAGATCCACCTGTTTGATTTTAACGAGCAGATCTACGGTCAATACCTTAATATTGATTTTCTGCACAAGCTGCGGGATGAAGAAAAATTTGATTCACTGGATGAGATGAAGTTGCGCATATTCCAGGATATCGACGAGGCGCGTACCTGGTTCGCAAACAGAACATAA
- a CDS encoding DUF2203 domain-containing protein, whose product MSDSHTQIGSCNSPRVFSLSEAQSLFPMVRKLTESAHAELEPLRLKLESMLPTNPALPRVEAEYETIVKRWVGKMERLGLVVKGLWLVDFDTGDGYLCWKFPELRLGHYHGYDDGFDGRRPVGEVIDELDPDWAHH is encoded by the coding sequence ATGAGTGATAGCCACACCCAGATCGGAAGTTGCAACAGCCCGCGGGTATTCAGTCTGTCCGAGGCGCAATCGCTATTTCCCATGGTGAGAAAATTGACCGAGTCTGCCCATGCGGAGCTGGAACCCCTGCGGCTCAAACTGGAGTCCATGCTGCCCACCAACCCGGCCTTGCCGCGCGTGGAGGCCGAATACGAAACCATCGTCAAGCGCTGGGTCGGCAAGATGGAGCGACTGGGGTTGGTGGTCAAGGGCCTGTGGTTAGTGGATTTTGATACCGGCGACGGTTACCTGTGCTGGAAGTTTCCCGAGCTGCGCCTGGGGCATTATCATGGTTACGATGATGGTTTTGATGGCCGGCGTCCTGTTGGCGAGGTTATTGACGAACTGGATCCTGACTGGGCCCATCATTGA
- the murJ gene encoding murein biosynthesis integral membrane protein MurJ yields MSGKLLKSTAVTGAMTLVSRITGLVRDVLFARFLGASAGVAADAFYVAFAIPNFFRRIFGEGAFSQAFVPVLAETQKKQGDEAARKFVNHMFGAFGLILFLVTLIGIIASPLIIMGLAPGFMDEPTKFDLTVAMLRITFPYLMFISLVAMAAGILNTRGKFAAAAFTPVFLNLCLIAAVIWLTPLMDQPVVGLAWGVFIAGVVQLGFQVPFLKRAGMLGWPKLARHNEVSKVFKLMVPAIFGSSVAQVNLLVNRILASFLVTGSVSWLYYSDRLMEFPLGVFGIALATVILPSLSRRYADGAAGEFSHLLDWSLRLVFLIAVPAAVGLAVLAGPMIVTLFQYGAFNATDVEMTSRALVAFAIGLPGFILVKVLAPGFYARQDTRTPAKIAMIAFAANIVLSLALVWPLKHVGLALAISLSTFINCGLLFVRLRKEQIYQPDSGWSLFLIRIVLASTAMGTLLYFGAADIQSWLDAGFWVRVVRLAQWIGLGILVYGVALVLSGLKPGKLIHKPH; encoded by the coding sequence ATGTCAGGCAAATTGCTGAAATCCACTGCGGTGACCGGCGCCATGACCCTGGTTTCGCGTATTACGGGCTTGGTGCGCGATGTGTTGTTTGCGAGGTTTCTCGGGGCTAGCGCCGGGGTTGCCGCCGATGCCTTTTATGTTGCCTTCGCCATTCCCAATTTTTTCCGTCGCATATTCGGTGAGGGTGCATTTTCACAGGCATTTGTCCCGGTCCTTGCCGAAACCCAGAAAAAACAGGGTGACGAAGCGGCACGTAAATTTGTAAACCACATGTTTGGTGCTTTTGGCCTGATCCTGTTCCTAGTAACGCTCATCGGGATTATTGCCTCGCCGCTTATTATCATGGGCCTGGCGCCCGGTTTTATGGATGAGCCCACCAAGTTTGACCTGACCGTGGCCATGCTGCGAATTACTTTTCCGTACCTGATGTTCATCTCGTTGGTGGCCATGGCCGCGGGAATTCTGAATACGCGTGGCAAGTTTGCCGCTGCCGCGTTCACGCCGGTATTTCTGAACCTGTGCCTGATCGCGGCGGTCATTTGGTTAACACCGTTAATGGACCAGCCGGTGGTCGGACTGGCCTGGGGCGTATTTATAGCGGGCGTCGTCCAGCTCGGGTTCCAGGTACCGTTTTTAAAGCGCGCCGGCATGCTTGGCTGGCCGAAACTGGCGCGGCACAACGAAGTCAGCAAAGTGTTCAAGTTGATGGTGCCCGCGATATTTGGCAGCTCGGTGGCGCAGGTGAACCTGCTGGTGAACCGTATTCTGGCTTCATTCCTGGTAACCGGTAGCGTCTCGTGGCTGTACTACTCGGATCGCCTGATGGAATTTCCACTCGGCGTTTTTGGTATTGCCTTGGCAACAGTGATCTTGCCCAGCCTGTCGCGTCGTTATGCCGACGGTGCCGCTGGCGAGTTTTCGCATTTGCTTGATTGGTCGTTACGACTGGTATTCCTGATCGCGGTTCCGGCTGCCGTTGGACTCGCTGTATTGGCAGGACCCATGATTGTCACCTTGTTCCAGTACGGCGCATTTAATGCCACGGATGTGGAAATGACATCACGGGCGCTGGTTGCGTTTGCGATCGGTCTGCCCGGATTTATCCTGGTCAAGGTGCTGGCTCCCGGGTTTTATGCCCGCCAGGATACGCGCACCCCGGCGAAAATCGCCATGATTGCCTTTGCCGCCAATATTGTCCTGAGCCTGGCGCTGGTGTGGCCGTTGAAACATGTCGGCCTGGCGCTGGCAATCTCACTTTCAACATTTATTAATTGCGGCCTGTTGTTTGTCCGTTTGCGCAAAGAGCAGATTTATCAACCGGATTCAGGCTGGTCCTTGTTTCTGATCCGGATTGTCCTGGCCAGCACCGCCATGGGCACGCTGTTGTATTTTGGCGCTGCGGATATTCAGTCGTGGCTGGACGCCGGGTTCTGGGTGCGTGTTGTCAGGCTCGCGCAATGGATTGGTTTGGGTATACTGGTCTACGGAGTCGCCTTGGTATTGTCTGGCCTGAAGCCGGGCAAGCTCATCCATAAACCGCACTGA
- the rpsT gene encoding 30S ribosomal protein S20 — MANSAQARKRARQADVHRERNTAQRSNMRTQVKKLLKLIKDGEKDAAAEQLKAASSFLDRAAKRGLIHANKAARTKSRLSARLKSA, encoded by the coding sequence ATGGCTAACTCAGCACAAGCCCGCAAACGCGCCCGTCAGGCCGATGTCCATCGTGAACGCAATACAGCCCAGCGTTCCAACATGCGCACACAGGTCAAAAAGCTGCTCAAGCTGATCAAGGATGGCGAAAAAGACGCGGCTGCAGAACAGCTCAAGGCCGCATCATCGTTTCTGGACCGCGCCGCCAAGCGTGGCTTGATTCACGCCAACAAGGCAGCCCGCACCAAGAGTCGCCTGAGCGCACGCCTGAAATCAGCCTGA
- the proB gene encoding glutamate 5-kinase: MTHNQSRAKISQSRRCVVKIGSALLTDAKQGIDVAAIGRWVEQAAKWMSPGRELLLVTSGSVAAGLHRMGGTTRPHALHDLQALAAIGQMGLVQTYETAFHRFGIHSAQILLTHADLANRERYLNARSTLKTLLKMGVVPVINENDTVATEEIRFSDNDTLAAQVCNLVEADLLVILTDQEGLFEQDPRECPDARLVSHGQAGDPSLVAMAGGSGSLGRGGMRTKVLAAGKAARSGTCTVIANGRKQDVLSQVWAGESVGTYLEAAQGRVAARKQWLASQAKTAGRLVLDAGAVRVVRENGGSLLAVGVIAAEGKFSRGEVVACVDADGNEVARGLVNYGIDDTRKILGKPSERIESLLGYVDDPELIHRDNMVLV; this comes from the coding sequence ATGACGCATAATCAGTCCAGAGCAAAAATCAGTCAGTCCAGGCGTTGCGTCGTCAAGATCGGCAGTGCCTTGTTGACGGACGCGAAGCAGGGAATCGACGTCGCCGCCATCGGCCGCTGGGTGGAGCAGGCGGCAAAATGGATGTCGCCAGGACGTGAATTATTGCTGGTTACATCTGGCTCCGTAGCAGCCGGTCTGCATCGCATGGGTGGCACCACGCGCCCGCATGCACTGCATGATCTGCAGGCGTTGGCCGCCATCGGCCAAATGGGACTGGTACAAACCTATGAAACCGCATTTCATCGTTTTGGCATCCATTCCGCCCAGATTCTGTTGACTCATGCTGACCTTGCCAATCGTGAGCGCTATTTGAATGCCAGGAGCACGTTGAAAACCCTGTTGAAGATGGGCGTGGTGCCGGTCATTAATGAAAATGACACCGTTGCTACCGAAGAAATCCGGTTTTCCGACAATGACACCCTGGCAGCGCAGGTGTGTAATCTTGTCGAAGCCGATCTGCTGGTCATTCTTACCGATCAGGAAGGTTTGTTTGAGCAGGATCCCCGGGAGTGTCCCGATGCCAGGCTGGTTAGCCACGGCCAGGCCGGCGATCCGTCACTGGTAGCCATGGCGGGAGGTTCGGGAAGCCTGGGTCGTGGCGGCATGCGCACAAAGGTATTGGCTGCAGGCAAGGCTGCACGTTCTGGCACCTGCACAGTTATTGCTAACGGTCGCAAACAGGACGTATTAAGCCAGGTCTGGGCCGGTGAATCTGTTGGTACCTACCTGGAAGCTGCCCAGGGTCGTGTGGCCGCGCGCAAACAGTGGTTGGCGTCACAGGCGAAAACGGCTGGTCGACTGGTGCTGGATGCTGGTGCGGTACGTGTTGTGCGGGAAAATGGCGGCAGCTTGTTGGCGGTGGGCGTGATTGCCGCAGAGGGCAAGTTTTCCCGTGGCGAGGTGGTAGCCTGTGTTGATGCCGATGGCAACGAGGTGGCGCGTGGACTGGTTAACTACGGTATTGATGATACTCGGAAGATTCTGGGAAAACCCAGTGAACGTATTGAATCGCTGCTCGGGTATGTGGATGATCCAGAACTGATCCACCGCGACAATATGGTGCTCGTGTAA
- the cgtA gene encoding Obg family GTPase CgtA, producing MKFVDEASIRVEAGNGGRGCLSFLRLKFMPKGGPDGGDGGNGGSVYLQGDSGLNTLADFRHSRQHRARNGEPGRGRNCTGASADDLVVRVPLGTRVWDEDTEELIGELTREGERLLVAKGGEGGLGNARFKSSTNRAPRKTTPGTAGDQRYLRMELQVLADVGLLGLPNAGKSTFLRAVSAARPKVADYPFTTLYPNLGVVRVGEYRSFVIADIPGLIEGAAEGVGLGVQFLKHLSRTRILLHLVDVAPFDGSDPVKEASALLNELSKYSDELADKERWLVLNKLDLVPDDEREARCQDIVDGLDFDGPVYRVSAINGEGCNKLTGALMGHLEELGDEAGTLHDA from the coding sequence ATGAAATTCGTCGATGAAGCATCCATTCGCGTAGAAGCGGGTAACGGCGGCCGAGGTTGCCTGAGTTTCCTGCGCCTGAAATTCATGCCCAAGGGTGGTCCGGATGGCGGTGACGGCGGCAATGGCGGCAGTGTCTATCTGCAAGGCGATTCCGGGCTCAATACCCTCGCGGATTTTCGCCACAGTCGTCAGCATCGAGCGCGTAATGGCGAGCCGGGACGCGGACGAAATTGCACCGGGGCATCGGCAGATGACCTGGTTGTGCGTGTACCCCTGGGAACACGTGTTTGGGATGAAGACACTGAAGAACTGATTGGAGAGCTGACTCGCGAAGGCGAGCGCCTGTTGGTGGCCAAGGGCGGTGAAGGCGGGCTGGGTAACGCCCGGTTCAAATCCAGTACCAACCGCGCGCCACGCAAGACCACGCCGGGCACCGCCGGTGATCAGCGTTACCTGCGCATGGAGCTGCAGGTACTGGCTGATGTCGGTCTTTTAGGGTTGCCTAATGCCGGGAAATCCACATTCCTCAGGGCAGTGTCCGCGGCCCGACCGAAAGTGGCGGACTACCCGTTTACTACCTTGTACCCGAATTTAGGCGTGGTTCGTGTGGGCGAGTACCGCAGTTTTGTTATTGCCGATATTCCGGGCTTGATCGAAGGTGCTGCGGAAGGCGTGGGCCTGGGCGTGCAGTTCCTGAAACATCTTTCCCGAACCCGCATTCTGTTGCATCTTGTCGATGTGGCACCATTTGATGGCAGTGATCCGGTCAAGGAAGCGAGCGCCTTGCTCAACGAGCTGTCGAAATACAGCGATGAACTGGCCGACAAAGAGCGTTGGCTGGTATTGAACAAGCTCGACCTGGTGCCGGACGACGAACGCGAAGCACGGTGTCAGGATATCGTAGATGGATTGGATTTTGATGGCCCGGTTTACCGGGTCAGTGCCATTAATGGCGAAGGTTGCAATAAATTAACCGGGGCCCTCATGGGACACCTGGAAGAGCTGGGAGACGAGGCGGGAACGCTGCATGACGCATAA
- the rpmA gene encoding 50S ribosomal protein L27: MAHKKAGGSSRNGRDSESKRLGVKRFAGQEVLAGNILVRQRGTKFHPGTNVSRGKDDTLFATSHGVVRFEIKGPSKRKTVSVYPA; the protein is encoded by the coding sequence ATGGCACATAAAAAAGCAGGCGGTAGTTCACGTAACGGTCGCGATTCGGAATCGAAACGCCTTGGCGTCAAGCGATTTGCCGGTCAGGAAGTGTTGGCAGGAAATATCCTGGTTCGCCAGCGCGGCACCAAGTTCCACCCGGGCACCAATGTGAGCCGTGGCAAAGATGATACGCTGTTTGCCACCAGTCACGGCGTTGTCCGATTCGAGATCAAGGGCCCAAGCAAGCGCAAGACGGTTAGCGTTTACCCGGCTTAA
- the rplU gene encoding 50S ribosomal protein L21 produces MYAVIETGGKQYRVAVGDKLKVEKLTAAEGESVNLDRVLMIQDGGNVQVGKPTLDSKVSAKVVSHGRGEKVRIFKMRRRKHYRKQAGHRQDYTELEITGIG; encoded by the coding sequence ATGTACGCGGTGATTGAAACTGGCGGCAAACAGTACCGAGTCGCTGTAGGCGACAAGCTCAAGGTGGAAAAGCTGACCGCAGCCGAAGGCGAGTCCGTGAATCTGGATCGTGTACTCATGATTCAGGATGGCGGCAATGTTCAGGTAGGCAAGCCGACCCTGGACAGCAAGGTCAGCGCCAAGGTGGTATCGCACGGTCGTGGCGAAAAAGTCCGCATTTTCAAGATGCGCCGTCGCAAGCATTACCGCAAGCAGGCGGGTCATCGCCAGGACTACACTGAACTGGAAATTACCGGTATCGGCTAA
- the ispB gene encoding octaprenyl diphosphate synthase, which yields MNSAEIQALAADDMAAVDELIHTRLSSDVVLINQLGHYIIGNGGKRIRPLITLLAARALSYQGVHHVTLAAIIEFIHTATLLHDDVVDSSNMRRGQASANAVFGNEASVLVGDFLYSRAFEMMIEVDNMRVMEILASTTNTIAEGEVMQLMNVHDPDTSEARYIEVIQSKTAKLFEAATRLGAVITGQPEHVETAMAAYGMHLGTAFQLIDDALDYRRNNNSLDKNLGDDLAEGKPTLPLIHAMSRGTEAQRSLIRKAIEDGGLDQIEAVIDAIESTDSITYTARQAEGEAENAINAISVIPDSSFKRALEALARLSVHRDF from the coding sequence ATGAATTCCGCCGAAATACAGGCCCTGGCTGCCGATGACATGGCAGCCGTAGACGAACTGATCCATACCCGCCTCAGCTCCGATGTCGTCCTGATCAACCAACTGGGCCACTACATTATCGGTAACGGTGGCAAGCGTATTCGGCCATTGATTACCCTGCTCGCCGCCAGGGCGCTGAGCTACCAGGGGGTCCATCACGTGACCCTGGCAGCGATTATCGAATTCATTCATACCGCCACCTTGCTGCACGACGACGTCGTCGACAGCTCCAACATGCGACGGGGACAGGCCAGCGCCAATGCCGTATTCGGCAACGAAGCCAGCGTACTGGTTGGCGACTTCCTGTATTCCCGCGCTTTCGAAATGATGATCGAGGTGGACAACATGCGCGTCATGGAAATCCTGGCTTCCACCACCAACACCATCGCCGAAGGCGAAGTCATGCAGCTGATGAATGTCCACGACCCGGACACCTCGGAAGCGCGCTATATCGAAGTCATTCAGAGCAAGACTGCCAAGTTATTTGAGGCCGCCACGCGATTGGGTGCTGTAATCACCGGCCAACCGGAACACGTTGAAACTGCCATGGCTGCCTACGGCATGCATCTTGGCACCGCGTTCCAGCTGATTGACGATGCGCTCGACTATCGTCGCAACAACAACAGTCTGGACAAGAACCTGGGTGACGACCTGGCGGAAGGCAAGCCAACACTGCCACTGATTCATGCCATGAGCCGAGGTACCGAGGCACAGCGCTCACTGATTCGCAAAGCCATTGAAGACGGCGGGCTTGACCAGATTGAGGCCGTTATCGATGCCATTGAATCCACCGATTCCATCACGTACACTGCGCGCCAGGCTGAAGGCGAGGCCGAAAACGCGATCAACGCGATTTCTGTTATTCCCGACTCGTCATTCAAACGCGCGCTTGAGGCCTTGGCGCGACTTTCCGTTCACCGGGATTTTTGA
- a CDS encoding HAMP domain-containing histidine kinase encodes MTETHIDPEIEVMASAVAADQPLGHTNWRLLQYFNLYRVGIAGLASLGSLFIDLITPFGKTDPVLFQIVAVTYFIVSLFGLRITYIRQPDFETQASVFAFSDVAFVTLLTHASGGLASSLGLFLVVAVTGASLLLNKRMTIFVASLASVAALIQHSWGLLTGTDTYYGTISQGYPQVGALGLGLFTASVLGYTLAQRLRLSEAIADQRGADISNLSRINALIIERMQAGVLVCDNHLMIKQYNTRAGHFFDLPEQEPGKPEWRLADLSPDLEAGLLDWLAYPSRKQLRPVVARNGQAVVPRFEPISENLNDGVLIFLSDVAALKQQAQQLKMAALARLTASIAHEIRNPLGAISNAAQLLGETVSANSDETRLSQIILDHCKRMNRIIENITQLARRDRLNQERIQLHDWLGHFIGQFVDEHSLPKDTLILNGGTDVRACMDPNQLTQVVTNLVQNGLRHSRKGSKAVIELELGVDSKSGLPYLDITDSGEGVPREIAENIFDPFFTTASTGTGLGLYISRELCESNGGGLHLVSSYTEGARFRIIFSPADECA; translated from the coding sequence ATGACCGAAACTCACATTGATCCGGAAATTGAGGTAATGGCCTCTGCTGTCGCTGCAGATCAGCCGCTAGGCCACACCAACTGGCGCCTGTTGCAGTACTTCAATCTCTACCGGGTCGGGATCGCAGGGCTCGCAAGCCTTGGGTCACTGTTTATTGATCTGATCACGCCTTTTGGAAAAACCGACCCGGTATTGTTCCAGATTGTCGCCGTCACCTATTTTATTGTCAGCCTGTTCGGATTACGCATCACTTATATTCGCCAACCGGACTTCGAGACCCAGGCCAGCGTATTTGCCTTTTCAGACGTGGCTTTCGTCACCCTGCTTACTCACGCGAGCGGTGGACTCGCCAGCAGCCTTGGCCTGTTCCTGGTAGTGGCGGTAACCGGTGCCAGCCTGCTGCTCAACAAGCGCATGACTATTTTTGTAGCGTCACTGGCTTCCGTAGCGGCGTTGATCCAGCATTCCTGGGGATTGCTTACCGGTACTGACACCTATTACGGCACCATCTCACAAGGCTATCCACAGGTGGGCGCGCTGGGCCTGGGCCTGTTTACGGCGTCGGTATTGGGCTACACGCTAGCGCAACGACTCAGGCTGAGTGAAGCCATTGCCGATCAGCGTGGCGCCGATATTTCAAACCTCTCCAGGATTAATGCCCTGATTATCGAGCGTATGCAGGCCGGTGTACTGGTCTGCGACAATCACCTTATGATTAAACAGTACAACACCCGTGCCGGGCATTTTTTCGACCTCCCCGAACAGGAGCCGGGCAAACCGGAATGGCGCCTCGCCGACTTGTCGCCAGACCTTGAGGCCGGGCTGCTGGACTGGCTGGCGTATCCGAGCCGCAAGCAATTAAGGCCGGTTGTGGCACGCAACGGCCAGGCTGTAGTTCCTCGATTTGAACCCATTTCCGAGAATCTGAATGATGGCGTACTCATCTTTCTCAGCGATGTCGCCGCACTGAAACAGCAAGCGCAGCAGCTCAAAATGGCGGCACTGGCACGACTGACCGCAAGTATCGCCCATGAAATCCGCAACCCGCTGGGGGCCATATCCAACGCGGCCCAGCTTCTTGGTGAAACGGTCTCGGCAAACAGCGATGAAACCCGCCTGTCACAAATCATTCTCGATCACTGCAAGCGCATGAACCGTATTATCGAAAACATCACCCAGCTGGCGCGCCGCGATCGACTAAATCAGGAGCGCATTCAGCTGCATGACTGGCTTGGTCATTTTATCGGTCAGTTTGTTGATGAGCACTCGCTGCCAAAGGACACGCTAATACTGAACGGCGGCACCGACGTGCGAGCCTGCATGGATCCCAACCAACTCACCCAGGTGGTCACCAACCTGGTGCAGAATGGTCTGCGTCACTCTCGAAAGGGCTCAAAAGCGGTAATTGAGCTGGAGCTCGGTGTCGACAGCAAATCAGGGCTGCCATACCTGGATATCACGGATTCGGGTGAAGGCGTGCCAAGAGAAATTGCGGAAAATATCTTTGATCCCTTTTTTACAACTGCATCGACAGGCACAGGATTGGGTTTATACATCTCCCGGGAGCTGTGCGAAAGCAACGGGGGTGGCCTGCATCTTGTCTCGAGCTATACTGAAGGCGCCCGATTTCGCATAATCTTCTCTCCGGCTGATGAATGCGCATAA
- a CDS encoding sigma-54 dependent transcriptional regulator, whose translation MGKKQILIVDDEPDIRELLELTLGRMDLETRAAANLEEANYLLKQFDFDLCLTDMRLPDGNGIELVREIQNNHPDLPVAVITAYGNMETAVAALKAGAFDFISKPVDLNDLRNIVRTALKLSKPEKADNKDKRAPADSASRMLGKSATIDAVRKLIEKLARGQAPVYIGGESGTGKELAARLIHDLGPRADRPFVPVNCGAIPEQLMESEFFGHKKGSFTGASSDKEGLFQAADGGTLFLDEVGDLPLHMQVKLLRAIQEKTIRPVGTQSETRVDVRILSATHKDLHELVQTGKFRQDLYYRLNVIELTIPSLRERREDIAIIAEAVAARLAETHGIKMPTLAAAAIDALSQYDFPGNVRELENILERAITLCEGGEITRADLQLRQSGSSNAVFDLAAAGEPGRLESETLDDYLERIERQSITDALEKSGQNKTAAAKLLGITFRALRYKLEKLGID comes from the coding sequence ATGGGAAAAAAACAAATACTCATCGTTGACGACGAACCGGATATCCGGGAACTGCTCGAGCTGACCCTTGGCCGCATGGATCTCGAAACTCGTGCCGCCGCCAATCTCGAGGAAGCCAATTACCTGCTGAAGCAGTTCGATTTCGACCTGTGCCTGACTGATATGCGGTTACCGGATGGTAACGGTATCGAGCTGGTACGAGAGATCCAGAACAACCATCCCGATCTTCCCGTTGCGGTGATCACCGCCTACGGCAACATGGAAACCGCCGTGGCTGCGCTCAAGGCCGGTGCATTTGACTTTATCTCCAAGCCCGTCGACCTGAACGATTTGCGCAATATTGTCCGTACTGCGCTCAAGCTGTCCAAACCGGAAAAGGCTGACAATAAAGACAAGCGTGCTCCCGCCGACAGCGCCTCTAGAATGCTCGGCAAGTCTGCCACCATTGATGCCGTTCGCAAACTGATCGAAAAACTCGCCCGCGGCCAGGCGCCGGTTTACATTGGTGGCGAATCCGGCACCGGCAAGGAGCTGGCAGCTCGCCTGATACATGATCTTGGCCCACGCGCCGATCGCCCTTTTGTGCCGGTCAACTGCGGCGCCATTCCCGAGCAGCTCATGGAAAGCGAATTCTTTGGACACAAAAAGGGCAGTTTTACTGGCGCTTCCAGCGATAAGGAAGGGCTGTTCCAGGCGGCTGATGGTGGCACCCTGTTCCTGGACGAAGTCGGCGACCTGCCCTTGCATATGCAGGTCAAGCTGCTGCGAGCTATCCAGGAAAAAACCATCCGGCCGGTTGGCACTCAAAGCGAAACCCGGGTGGATGTACGCATCCTGAGCGCCACCCACAAGGATCTGCACGAACTGGTCCAGACCGGGAAATTCAGGCAAGACCTGTATTACCGACTAAACGTCATTGAACTCACCATTCCAAGCCTGCGCGAGCGTCGTGAAGATATTGCCATTATCGCCGAAGCGGTTGCCGCCAGGCTGGCTGAGACCCATGGCATCAAGATGCCTACCCTGGCAGCTGCCGCCATTGACGCACTCAGCCAATACGATTTCCCGGGCAACGTCCGCGAACTGGAAAATATCCTGGAGCGCGCCATCACCCTGTGTGAGGGTGGCGAGATTACCCGGGCTGACTTGCAATTACGCCAGTCAGGCAGTAGCAATGCGGTATTCGACCTGGCAGCGGCGGGTGAACCGGGACGGCTCGAATCGGAGACCCTGGATGACTACCTGGAGCGCATCGAAAGACAGAGCATCACCGATGCTTTGGAAAAATCCGGTCAAAACAAGACTGCGGCAGCAAAACTGCTGGGTATTACATTCCGGGCGCTGCGCTACAAGCTGGAAAAACTGGGGATTGATTGA